One segment of Streptomyces sp. YIM 121038 DNA contains the following:
- a CDS encoding DMT family transporter — protein sequence MATPLDRTAEPSAKGPEGREGREGAGDAGGAGDAEGARDAGGAEGTEDAGDVKDAEDAEDAEDAGDVEGARGAGSARADRADQDDWSARSAVVGGLGAGLGLALLATVVWSGSFVTSRALADSVPPVQHAFWRWLIAVTAVAPFALRRTWRRRAVLRRHFGYLLAASFLGVALYNTLVNQAGVTTTAGNMGMIMAASPVLMACYERLGGARLGARRTTGMLIACAGVLLLVSKGSLTLDLAPGDLWVIGGALAFGSYSALLRRRPPELGGLPFLFATFVLGTLMLLPAYAVSLTAQGGFTPTPATVTPLLYVGVVSSAVAFFAWNKAIALIGAARAGVVYYLQPVCVALLSFALLGEGMSRPRAACMGLILGGVVLGSTAGRGRSLSS from the coding sequence GTGGCGACGCCCCTGGACCGGACCGCCGAGCCGAGCGCGAAGGGCCCGGAGGGCAGGGAGGGCAGGGAGGGCGCGGGGGATGCAGGGGGCGCGGGGGACGCGGAGGGCGCGAGGGATGCGGGGGGCGCGGAGGGCACGGAAGACGCAGGGGACGTGAAGGACGCGGAGGACGCGGAGGACGCGGAGGACGCAGGGGACGTGGAGGGCGCGAGGGGCGCGGGAAGCGCACGGGCCGACCGGGCCGACCAGGACGACTGGTCGGCCCGGTCGGCCGTTGTCGGCGGCCTCGGCGCCGGGCTCGGGCTCGCGCTGCTCGCGACCGTGGTCTGGTCGGGCAGCTTCGTCACGTCCCGCGCCCTCGCCGACAGCGTGCCGCCCGTCCAGCACGCCTTCTGGCGCTGGCTGATCGCCGTCACGGCGGTCGCGCCCTTCGCGCTCCGCCGGACCTGGCGCCGACGGGCCGTCCTGCGCCGTCACTTCGGCTACCTCCTCGCCGCCTCCTTCCTCGGCGTCGCCCTCTACAACACCCTGGTCAACCAGGCGGGCGTCACCACCACCGCGGGCAACATGGGCATGATCATGGCCGCGTCGCCGGTGCTGATGGCCTGCTACGAACGCCTCGGCGGGGCCCGGCTCGGCGCCCGCCGCACCACCGGCATGCTGATCGCCTGCGCCGGGGTGCTGCTCCTGGTCAGCAAGGGCTCCCTCACCCTCGACCTCGCCCCCGGCGACCTGTGGGTGATCGGCGGCGCCCTCGCCTTCGGCTCCTACAGCGCGCTGCTGCGGCGCAGGCCCCCGGAGCTCGGCGGACTGCCCTTCCTCTTCGCGACGTTCGTGCTCGGCACGCTGATGCTGCTGCCCGCGTACGCCGTCAGCCTCACGGCCCAGGGCGGCTTCACCCCGACACCGGCCACGGTGACGCCGCTGCTCTACGTGGGCGTCGTCTCCTCGGCCGTCGCCTTCTTCGCCTGGAACAAGGCCATCGCCCTGATCGGCGCGGCCCGCGCCGGAGTCGTCTACTACCTCCAGCCCGTCTGCGTGGCGCTGCTGTCCTTCGCCCTGCTCGGCGAGGGGATGAGCCGGCCGCGGGCGGCGTGCATGGGCCTGATCCTCGGCGGCGTGGTGCTCGGCTCGACGGCGGGCCGCGGGCGGTCGCTCAGCTCGTGA
- a CDS encoding EamA family transporter: MNRAATILLTAYAPITWGSTYFVTTEFLPADRPLFTAMMRALPAGLLLLLLARRLPKGVWWGKAAVLGALNIGAFFPLLFLSAYRLPGGMAAVVGSVGPLFVAGLSALVLSERPTVRTLLTGIAAAFGVSLVVLKAAGSLDAIGLLAAVASTASMSTGTVLTKRWGRPEGVGPLALTSWQLTMGGLLIAPLAFFIEGAPPALDGRNVAGYVYLSIAGTAVAYWLWFRGFSRLSATQVSLLGPLSPLTAAVIGWAALGQSLTAVQVAGMALAFAATLFGQLKPREKAEPAGARTVAGVPAAAGSFSSASKNGRKDSMDLSGSAVRR, from the coding sequence ATGAACCGCGCCGCCACGATCCTGCTCACCGCCTACGCCCCCATCACCTGGGGCTCCACCTACTTCGTCACCACGGAGTTCCTGCCGGCGGACCGGCCCCTGTTCACGGCCATGATGCGGGCGCTGCCCGCCGGACTCCTGCTGCTCCTGCTGGCCAGACGGCTGCCGAAGGGGGTGTGGTGGGGGAAGGCGGCGGTCCTCGGGGCGCTGAACATCGGGGCCTTCTTCCCCCTCCTGTTCCTCTCCGCCTACCGCCTGCCCGGTGGCATGGCCGCCGTCGTCGGCTCCGTCGGGCCGCTGTTCGTCGCCGGGCTCTCGGCTCTTGTCCTCAGCGAGCGCCCGACCGTCCGCACGCTGCTCACCGGGATCGCGGCCGCGTTCGGCGTCAGCCTCGTGGTCCTCAAGGCCGCCGGGAGCCTGGACGCGATCGGTCTGCTCGCGGCGGTGGCGTCCACCGCGTCGATGTCCACGGGCACCGTGCTCACCAAGCGCTGGGGCCGCCCCGAGGGCGTGGGCCCGCTGGCCCTGACGAGCTGGCAGCTGACCATGGGCGGCCTGCTCATCGCGCCGCTCGCCTTCTTCATCGAGGGCGCGCCGCCCGCGCTCGACGGCCGGAACGTCGCGGGCTACGTGTACCTCTCCATCGCCGGTACGGCCGTCGCCTACTGGCTGTGGTTCCGCGGCTTCAGCCGCCTCAGCGCGACGCAGGTCAGCCTGCTCGGACCGCTCTCGCCGCTGACGGCGGCGGTCATCGGCTGGGCGGCGCTCGGCCAGTCGCTGACGGCGGTGCAGGTGGCGGGCATGGCGCTCGCGTTCGCGGCGACGCTGTTCGGTCAGCTCAAGCCCCGCGAGAAGGCGGAGCCGGCCGGGGCGCGCACGGTGGCGGGAGTGCCCGCCGCCGCCGGATCGTTCAGCTCGGCTTCAAAGAACGGTCGGAAAGATTCGATGGACCTGAGCGGTTCGGCGGTGCGACGGTAG
- a CDS encoding MarR family transcriptional regulator — translation MHSPDTPHVDADAVDAIIDQWASVRPELETTPMEIYGRVYRVAQAVGDRVEKAYREVGTTRGEFDVIATLRRHGEPYTLSPRQLSATLMLTTGGMTGRLDKLERAGLLRRSPDPNDRRGLQVTLTDAGRELVDRAVVAGLEAQRAALGAAGLDEKETAQLAGLLRKLLAGAAPA, via the coding sequence ATGCACTCCCCGGACACTCCGCACGTCGACGCCGACGCCGTCGACGCGATCATCGATCAGTGGGCCTCGGTCAGGCCCGAACTGGAGACGACCCCCATGGAGATCTACGGCCGCGTGTACCGCGTGGCGCAGGCGGTCGGCGACCGCGTCGAGAAGGCCTACCGCGAAGTGGGCACCACCCGGGGCGAGTTCGACGTCATCGCCACGCTGCGCCGGCACGGCGAGCCGTACACGCTCTCGCCCCGGCAGCTCTCCGCCACGCTGATGCTGACCACCGGCGGCATGACGGGGCGCCTCGACAAGCTGGAGCGGGCGGGCCTGCTGCGCCGCTCGCCCGATCCGAACGACCGGCGCGGACTCCAGGTCACGCTGACCGACGCGGGGCGCGAGCTCGTCGACCGGGCCGTCGTGGCCGGTCTCGAGGCGCAGCGCGCGGCGCTCGGCGCCGCCGGGCTCGACGAGAAGGAGACGGCCCAGCTCGCCGGCCTGCTCAGGAAGCTGCTCGCGGGCGCCGCGCCCGCCTGA